Genomic window (Lewinellaceae bacterium):
CGCGCACTTCGCCGGCCATGATGAAACCGCCGTCGGGCGCCTGGGCTAAGTCGTTGATATAATGCTGGGGCCCCTGGCCGGCGATGTGCTGGTAATAGCGCTTCCAAAGCAATTCCCCTTCGGGCGATATTTTGGCTAGTACGCCGCTGAAAAACCAGTTTTCCGGCGTACGGGCAATCAGGTTGCCGGCAACGGCGTAGCCGCTGCCGCCCTGAATTTCTATACCGGAGGTAAGCTGGTTATAATAAGAGACGGACGGCAAAGAATCCCTCACCAGCACCCCCCATTCTTCCTGCCGGTTGGAGTCCAGCTTGAAAGCGTAGTTGTGCCAGCGTAGTTCACTAAATCCAGGACCTGCCGGAAACTCTATACCCTGTCCCGTCAAAACCAACAGCCCGCCGTCGCTGGTGGCGATGGCTCGGCCTTCCTTTCCTCGTAGCTCATTAATAGGAGAGAAATATTCCCAAAGAATGTCGCCTTCTTCGTTAACCTTAAAAATGTGGTTGCGGGCTTCGATGTCTTGATGGGCAAAGTTGGTATTGTCCCGAATGGAAGCAATGATATAACCGTCAGAGGCAGTTAGTATGTTGTTAGGCCGGTCACTTTTACTTGTAATGCCATAGGTAACACTTGAAACAAAAGCCCCTTCTGCATTTAATTTGAGAACTTCCACGTCTGTGTCAGAAGTTCCATCCGGGTTTTTGATCATGTTCAACAACAGATAACCATCTGCTATTTTTTTAAGGTCTCGGTTTAATACGCCTGAAACTACCGGAAAGAAAGGATGTGGAAACTCAGAAATAACTAAGGGGCTTCCATTCGTATCGAATATAATGAACAGTGATTTGGTGATGCTGTCAACGGTATAGCCCGCAACTGCCAAACGGTTAGAATCTACTATGCACAAGTTATTCCTCCAGGTTTCGTAAGTTTTCGACGTATCTTTTATTGTTTTAGTGATCAATACCTGCCCATCTAATGAGAATTTGACAAAAACATTTCCAGTATTGAATGGAGGGATAGAATCGGCAATGATCCCGGTTGAATAATAACAGCTGTCAGTAGCTACTATGCTTGTCAACTCTGCTGCTGGAAAACCAAAGTCAAACCGGTAGCTATAAGTATCTTGCGCACTTAAAACTAGACCATTAAGGGCTAATAGAAATAAAACTATGCTTTTTTGCATCGCTAAAGGATTGAAACCAAGAGGAAAGAAGGAAGTGGAATGGCTCCCACTTCCCCAGGTTTATGTCTAATGCTGAATGGCCAATTTACCTACCGGCCCCGGCTTTTCATCTATCCAGAGTTGATACCAGTACACACCTTCGGCCAGGCCGGAAATGTCCCATTCTTCTATTCCCACTCTCGGCGAAAGGGGAATTTCGGCTACCGCACGCCCCATGGCGTTCACCAGGCGAACCGAAGCCTCTTCTCCGGCCAGAATAGTGAATTCGAAGGTGACGGTGGCCTTGGCAGGGTTGGGAAAGGCGCGGATAGAGGACTGAGGCCGATGCCGGGTTGTAGAACCAACTGCGGTTCGTTCTTCTCTGGCGGTTGGCAGGCTATGATCCGGCTCCCACTCTCCTTCGTAAGCATAATCCAGCAGGTTCCTGGCCTGTTGGCCGGCCAAACCGCCACTCTGGGCAATATTAGACAATTCTGCTACTGCCAGGCTATCCATTTTAAAGATATCCGCCTGATCGGACAGCAGCTTGAATAAGGCCTGCTTGTTGTCGTACTCCTGCTGCTGCTTTTCAGTCAGCAGGAAAGCTTCCGGGATGGAAGACAGCGTATTCTCAGCGGCTTCATCCTGCCCAGTTTGGAGTTGGATATCGGCTTTCAGGTAGAGGGAATGCAGGCTGCCCTTGTGGCTAAGCCACAACAGGGCACTGTCCCGGTTGTAGGCAACACTATCCAATAAATAGTAGGCCAACACCAGGTCGGCGGCACGGTGTTTGGCGGCGTAGGCGGCGGACAAATCCTCCTCCATAGCGTCGCGATCGGTATTCAACAGGCTGGCCTGTTGCACTTGTAGCACTTCCTCTTCTTCCAGGCTGGAATTTTCTTCCAGGTAAAGTAAAAAGCCTGCCTTGCGCACCGCCTCGGGGTTGGCTTCCAGGAGGTCTGCCTGCATGCCATTGTCGAAAACAGTGGGTTTGTCAACCACGGCTTTGAGCACGTGCTGGAAAACGTAGGGAGAAATGTCGAGCAAGTCGTTGATGAGGCTGCCCGCCTGCCCGGCGCCGGCTTGGGCCACTTCCGCCAGCAAGCCCGGGGTATCCCCGTCGTCAATTAATTCGTCGTAATCGGTTTTGTAGAGCTGGTATTGGGCTTTGGCTTCGAAAAAGCGGTTTTTAACCAAGTCGATTCCCTCGTCAGGAATCTCTCCGCCGGCCTCACCGTTATTGCAATCATTAGTTTCAGCTGTATTAAGATTAATATTGTCTTCCGTGTATTGTGTTGGTTCTTCGGTAGGCTCTTCCTCATCGTAATAATATTCAATGAGGCCATTCCCCTGGTTAGTGAAATGCCCGGTCGCGTTTATGATATTTAATGAAAAGGTGTTGCCAGCTGCTTCACCACCTACACTTCGCTGATCTTCCGTAATGCCTTCCCCCTCCTGCACCCAAAAGTCGAAGACATTGCTACCCAGGTTTTTGTTGCACTCATATACAATACCACCACCTTCTGGCGCTCCCACATTATCCCCTACGGCCGCATTACCCACATAAAGGATATCAAAGTTATTGCCATAGATGGTATTGGCGTCCGTGCCGGCTCCGGTGTCGACCACTTTCACGCCCACTGTCTCATCCTGGCTGGCGGCCAGGCCCCGCAGGCGGTTGCCCATTACGGTAAAGCCGGTGCTGTAGTTGATTTGTACTCCTTCCTGCGACACCAAAAAAGGCGGCAGGTTGCTCACGTGCCCGCCCACATCCAGGGTGCAGCGCGTGACGGTGAAGTGGTTGGCCGCTTCGGCCAGCACGCCCTTTTCCAGTTCCCGGAAGGTAGCATCCCGGATGGTAAAGCCTTCGGCGCTTTTGCCCGCGCCCGCCCGTACGCCAAAGCGCAGCTTCTCAAATACGGTTTCGCTGCCCCCCACAGTGAAATGGGCGTCCAGGCTGTGGATGCCTGCGCCTTTGCCCAGGAACCAATATTGGCATGAACGCCACCGTACACCAAAATGTGTCCAGGCTGTGGATGCCTGCGCCTTTGCCCAGGAACACGTCGCCCGGGCCGGTGTCGTTGGAAAACTTGCAATTGGTGAACTGCAACAATATTCCGGTGCACCATCCAGTTCCTGGCAGGCAAGAGGGTAGTCTGGGCCCAATCCTGTACCGCAAATCGCTTCGTTTTGAGAGGCGCCCTCTCCTAATTCCAACATACAAAAATCAAGAGGAAAACATTGGTTATAGAAGGTTTTTGGCAAAAAATGAACGGTAATGAAAAGACGGCAGCGGGGTATAAGGACATTAACCTACCAAAAATTAAATGAATCATAGTATTCGGGATTTGATGAATAAATCAAAGAGCGCCTGTGGCCTGGAAAGACAGGCCAAAAACAGATAGGTAAAAACGCGTAGAGGTGGTAAGTTAGGGATAATATCCGGGCGGGGCAAAGACTTTAACATCTTTACAATGTTAAAACTTTTAGGTCGAAAAATACTCAATCAAACACCACTGTCTTATTCTTAAACGGCAGGATTTTGTGCTGTATCTCCAGCCAGATAGCCCGAGCCAGCACCACCTTCTCCAAATCCTTGCCGATGCGGATGAGGTCTCTGACGCTGTCTTTATGAGAAATACGGCGGACATCCTGTTCGATGATGGGCCCTTCGTCCAGGTCGGCGGTCACATAGTGGCTGGTAGCGCCGATTACCTTCACGCCCCGGTTGTAGGCGGAGTGGTAGGGCTTGGCCCCTTTGAACGCCGGCAGGAAAGAATGGTGGATGTTGATGATGCGGTTGGGGAAAGCCGCTACAAAATCGTTGGAGAGGATTTGCATGTAACGGGCCAGGACGATGAAGTCGACGTTCAGGGAATTGAGGAGTTCTATCTGTTTTTGCTCCTGCTCCGCCTTGGTGTCCTTCGCGATCGGAAATACCTCGAAGGGAATCTCAAAGCGCTCGGCGATGTAGCGCAGGTTGTCGTGATTGCTGATGATCAAGGGGATGTCCGCCGGCCATTCTCCGGAGATGCAGCGCTGCAGGATGTCGTAGAGGCAATGAGACATTTTGGAAACGAAGAGGGCCATCCTGGGCCGGCGGCTGGCGAAGTGCAACTGCCATTCCATTTGAAACTTTTGCCCGACCAGCGTGCCGAAATAATCGTCGATCTTCTCTTCCGGAATGGCGAAACCCTCCAGTTCCCATTCCACCCGCATGAAGAAACGCAGGGCCTGCCGGTCTACGTATTGGTCGAGGCTGATGATGTTGCCGTTATTCTTAAAAAGGAAGTCGGTGACCGCCGCCACCAACCCCGTCTGGTCCGGGCAGTGGATGAGCAGTATGGCGGTATTCCCGTTCTGGTCTTTCATGAATTCTTTGATTTTTTAAATTGAGGCGCAAATATAGGGATTTAGATTGTTGCCCTTCGACAAGCTCAGGGTAAAATGGTTGGATTGTTAGATGGTTAATTGGTTGGATTGTTTGGAGGTTGCCGATATGGGCCATTCAGCAATGAGGCTACTCCGGAAAGTCTGGTTTGGAACTCCGGTGCCCAATAATGGGAAATTTTATTTGGACTCCACCCCCTAACCCCCGCCAGCGGGGGAAAACACACCCCTGAATCGGAGGAAATGTCCCCCGCTGGCGGAGCCTGTCCCGAACGAGTTTCGGGAGGATTTAGGGGGTGGACAAAATATTCTTCGCCTTCAATAGTTTCCGGAGCATCCTCAGCCATCCAGCCATCCAACCATCCAGCCATTCAGCCATTTAACAATCGACCCATTCAACCATGCCCCCATCCCCCCACCCCATGAACATGGGGTTTCGCCGATAAAAATTCCCCCTTACCTTTGTCCCAGCTTGAGTTAGTAAGGACTTTGTAAAACTAAACCCTAGTTATAAATTCTACATCCTTCCTATTCACCTATCAACAAGAAGCGTGTTTACAATGAAGGGCTTTCCAAATTCTCTCTCTGGAAAGCCCTCCTTTTTAGGAAGGATCACTCCGCTGGAAAACAAACCTCAGAAACACAGGGCAAAAAGATTTGCCCACAGCTTGAATTTTATTATTCAGATGTCACAGGAGTAAATGGGGGTTCTTAATGCTACCTTATTCAATTGCCCTAATCAAGGGAAACCCCCTACTCCATTTTTTCAATCATCCCTTCATTTTCACCCTGAGCTTGTCGAAGGGCCCTCACTCCCTCACTCCCTCACTCATTCACTCATTCACTCCCTCACTCATTCACTCATTCACTCATTCACTCCCTATAAAGGAAACCGCCGCTTCACCACCACCCGCATATTATCGAAGTACACCGGCTGCTCACCGCCATAACAGTATACCTTAAGTTCTTTCCCCTTGCTATCAGGAGGCACTTCCAGGGTGCAGAA
Coding sequences:
- a CDS encoding T9SS type A sorting domain-containing protein, producing MIKNPDGTSDTDVEVLKLNAEGAFVSSVTYGITSKSDRPNNILTASDGYIIASIRDNTNFAHQDIEARNHIFKVNEEGDILWEYFSPINELRGKEGRAIATSDGGLLVLTGQGIEFPAGPGFSELRWHNYAFKLDSNRQEEWGVLVRDSLPSVSYYNQLTSGIEIQGGSGYAVAGNLIARTPENWFFSGVLAKISPEGELLWKRYYQHIAGQGPQHYINDLAQAPDGGFIMAGEVRDTVNAPRQQGWLLKVDEYGCLVPGCELVSGVEEGEAKSSDDSKSSDDCTLLLYPNPAGEELQVYFSAPAGGEHHFRILDAQGRAWRRFSTRLSEVTLLVEVGELPGGVYFLQCWREGQVVGVEGFVKR
- a CDS encoding T9SS type A sorting domain-containing protein; this translates as MGGSETVFEKLRFGVRAGAGKSAEGFTIRDATFRELEKGVLAEAANHFTVTRCTLDVGGHVSNLPPFLVSQEGVQINYSTGFTVMGNRLRGLAASQDETVGVKVVDTGAGTDANTIYGNNFDILYVGNAAVGDNVGAPEGGGIVYECNKNLGSNVFDFWVQEGEGITEDQRSVGGEAAGNTFSLNIINATGHFTNQGNGLIEYYYDEEEPTEEPTQYTEDNINLNTAETNDCNNGEAGGEIPDEGIDLVKNRFFEAKAQYQLYKTDYDELIDDGDTPGLLAEVAQAGAGQAGSLINDLLDISPYVFQHVLKAVVDKPTVFDNGMQADLLEANPEAVRKAGFLLYLEENSSLEEEEVLQVQQASLLNTDRDAMEEDLSAAYAAKHRAADLVLAYYLLDSVAYNRDSALLWLSHKGSLHSLYLKADIQLQTGQDEAAENTLSSIPEAFLLTEKQQQEYDNKQALFKLLSDQADIFKMDSLAVAELSNIAQSGGLAGQQARNLLDYAYEGEWEPDHSLPTAREERTAVGSTTRHRPQSSIRAFPNPAKATVTFEFTILAGEEASVRLVNAMGRAVAEIPLSPRVGIEEWDISGLAEGVYWYQLWIDEKPGPVGKLAIQH
- the purU gene encoding formyltetrahydrofolate deformylase, which translates into the protein MKDQNGNTAILLIHCPDQTGLVAAVTDFLFKNNGNIISLDQYVDRQALRFFMRVEWELEGFAIPEEKIDDYFGTLVGQKFQMEWQLHFASRRPRMALFVSKMSHCLYDILQRCISGEWPADIPLIISNHDNLRYIAERFEIPFEVFPIAKDTKAEQEQKQIELLNSLNVDFIVLARYMQILSNDFVAAFPNRIINIHHSFLPAFKGAKPYHSAYNRGVKVIGATSHYVTADLDEGPIIEQDVRRISHKDSVRDLIRIGKDLEKVVLARAIWLEIQHKILPFKNKTVVFD